A genomic window from Variovorax paradoxus includes:
- a CDS encoding LacI family DNA-binding transcriptional regulator, whose translation MADVAARVGVSKMTVSRALNRGASSDRVTSEALRQRILQACEEMGYVIDQTARTFSSKRSGFIAVLIPSLNNSNFSETAQGITAAVEARGLQLLLGYTDYRVETEERLLRAMLARRPEGVILTGGSHTPAARSMLQAAGVPVVETWDLPATPIEHTVGFSNAQAAAAMVRHLHGKGYRRIAFIGGTSNRDTRGADRQRGYAEAIRELGLPDGRVISFGQPPISMAQGGEAVVQLVRQWPDVDAVICVSDLSAFGALMECQRRGWNVPGRIAIAGFGDFEVARACHPRITTVAVDCVGIGKAAGELLLRVIDGAREGHRPPAETVLIPFRIEQRESS comes from the coding sequence ATGGCCGACGTGGCCGCGCGCGTCGGTGTGTCGAAGATGACGGTGTCGCGCGCGCTCAACCGCGGCGCGAGCAGCGACCGCGTGACCTCCGAGGCGCTGCGCCAACGCATCCTGCAGGCCTGCGAGGAAATGGGCTACGTCATCGACCAGACGGCACGCACCTTCTCCAGCAAGCGCTCGGGCTTCATCGCGGTGCTGATCCCGTCGCTCAACAACTCCAACTTCTCGGAAACCGCGCAGGGCATCACCGCGGCGGTGGAAGCACGCGGCCTGCAACTGCTGCTGGGCTACACCGACTACCGCGTGGAAACAGAAGAGCGCCTGCTGCGCGCCATGCTCGCGCGCCGGCCCGAAGGCGTGATCCTCACGGGCGGCTCGCACACGCCCGCCGCGCGCTCGATGCTGCAGGCCGCCGGCGTACCGGTGGTCGAGACCTGGGACCTGCCCGCCACACCCATCGAACACACGGTCGGCTTCTCGAACGCGCAGGCTGCGGCCGCGATGGTGCGCCACCTGCACGGCAAGGGCTACCGGCGAATCGCCTTCATCGGCGGCACATCGAACCGCGACACGCGCGGCGCGGACCGGCAGCGCGGCTATGCGGAGGCGATCCGCGAACTGGGTCTACCCGACGGCCGCGTCATCAGCTTCGGCCAGCCGCCGATCTCGATGGCGCAAGGCGGCGAGGCGGTGGTGCAGCTGGTGCGTCAGTGGCCCGACGTGGATGCGGTGATCTGCGTGTCAGACCTCTCGGCCTTCGGCGCGCTGATGGAATGCCAGCGCCGCGGCTGGAACGTGCCGGGCCGCATCGCGATTGCGGGCTTCGGTGACTTCGAAGTGGCGCGCGCCTGCCATCCGCGCATCACCACCGTGGCGGTGGATTGCGTGGGCATCGGCAAGGCGGCGGGCGAACTGCTGCTGCGTGTGATCGACGGTGCGCGCGAGGGGCATCGGCCGCCTGCGGAGACAGTGTTGATCCCGTTCCGCATCGAGCAGCGCGAAAGCTCCTAG
- a CDS encoding OmpA family protein, with amino-acid sequence MTRPQTPNPIQRADMRRRKTLPKRMALAGAVTAACLNMGLAAAQETAVRGRMLDQATADPRAVDIDGARRLPRSSERELPKATFVLGDAVEPRAATAAVAASPNERSDTSTPHFDSGADGLLPADRAQLDRIADQVKGRDGLRFEIVGHTDTQPLSAKSRERFADNHALGLARAQQAGRYLTQRLGLPEAAASATSRGPDAPVATPAADPGNWAANRRVEVRVYWRDAIVAPSPAPADPGVCRTFTAFGTDDAPLRLSVDGQLLSADGKLPSAEGTTSADRQRCVDVQLERNQLRLQYDNLSQPRRLSASAWPTTVVAGDTVRFAGYSNYLLFTSKAELRVFTANDVMQRRLVATVPLDAALRGEWQVPEGLLNRLAEGASGKLYYRVRVYDRQGRFDETDDLSLTLAQRHKPETGTPPDPTRELLRGYGQNNIAIANIPLSAGTVTASGAAIRPGESVRALGFAVPVDESGRFVFQQLVPRRVQTGEIAVTDAQGATRAYRRDFELPASDWFFVGQADLTVGSNSVSGPAAIMTNDKNRYGGGGWSEGRIAGYAKGQLNDRWTLTASVDTEERPLKELFRNLDRKDPTSLFRRFDPEDSWSTFGDDSTTIEDAPTQGRFYLRVDDGRSQAMWGNFKLNFGDTELTRVSRGLYGFHGRYLGEESTSFGEARLKVDAFAAEPGTLAAREEFRGTGGSLYYLRNQDITRGAERVTLEIRDRDSGFVLKRTQLVPSSDYEIDYLQGRVLLSAPLPSLSDDGSLVRAGGFTGMPTYLVVDYEYTPLTSSLDTLAVGGRVSWWANDHVGVGVTASRQDQIGGDQRLAGADITLRKTENTYFKGEFARSKGPGTSQLDSLDGGFSFTGRNGAIGNTLGNGPTGNANAWRLEGQADLGDFDIRGGGRVSAYAQSRDAGFSAPGQYASNATRQTGVQATVPFGEKGQSGAGELRLKADRRDERDGYNSSVLDAQYALTLSPEWKLGLGLRYDDKTGDALITSPSLPTTQAVSGERADAAVQLEYTGSDRWSAYGFAQKTLRRTGTRLENDRLGFGGRYRVNDKLALRGEVSTGDGGLAGKAGVDYQYDDRSNLYMTYVADTGRTDENLIGRGGSLVTGVRSRVGDGLTMFTEHRQATGTQPGLTHAYGVQYAPDTRWTFGVNFENGWIGAETLGATRREAVAFTTGYSSERMKYSGGLEYRKDRTTAETRTSWLVKNSFSWKVDDDARWVGKFNWADSDSTTGTLAAAKYTEAMLGYALRPALNDRLNLLFKYTYLYDLSSPGQVVSGGVDSSLGTVSTTGIDYQQRSHVFAIDATYDIDPRWTIGGKYAWRRGELRASRDNSLPWFKSSAELAVLRVDWKLVRNWDWMLEWRTLRAKELKDRKSGWVTAAYYHVNENLKVGVGYNFTDYSDNLTDMSYRSKGWFLNVLGKF; translated from the coding sequence ATGACCCGCCCACAGACACCGAACCCGATCCAGCGAGCCGACATGAGAAGAAGAAAGACGCTTCCGAAGCGCATGGCCCTTGCAGGCGCCGTGACCGCCGCCTGCCTGAACATGGGGCTGGCCGCCGCGCAGGAAACCGCGGTGCGCGGCCGCATGCTCGACCAGGCCACGGCCGACCCGCGCGCCGTGGACATCGACGGTGCGCGCCGCCTGCCGCGCAGCAGCGAGCGCGAGCTGCCGAAGGCGACCTTCGTGCTCGGCGATGCGGTCGAGCCCCGCGCGGCGACGGCCGCCGTGGCCGCATCGCCCAACGAACGCAGCGACACCAGCACGCCGCATTTCGATTCCGGTGCAGACGGCCTGCTGCCCGCCGACCGCGCGCAGCTCGACCGCATCGCCGACCAGGTGAAGGGCCGCGACGGCCTGCGCTTCGAGATCGTCGGCCACACCGATACGCAGCCCCTGAGCGCGAAGTCGCGCGAGCGCTTCGCCGACAACCACGCGCTGGGCCTGGCCCGCGCGCAGCAGGCCGGTCGCTACCTCACGCAGCGCCTGGGCTTGCCGGAGGCCGCGGCCTCCGCAACTTCGCGCGGCCCCGACGCACCCGTGGCCACTCCCGCCGCCGACCCCGGCAACTGGGCCGCCAACAGGCGCGTGGAAGTGCGCGTGTACTGGCGCGATGCAATCGTGGCACCGTCACCCGCACCGGCCGACCCCGGCGTGTGCCGCACCTTCACCGCCTTCGGCACCGACGACGCGCCACTGCGCCTGAGCGTGGACGGCCAGCTGCTGTCCGCCGACGGCAAGCTCCCGTCCGCCGAAGGCACGACGAGTGCCGATCGCCAGCGCTGCGTCGACGTGCAGCTCGAGCGCAACCAGCTGCGCCTGCAATACGACAACCTCTCGCAGCCGCGCCGCCTGAGCGCCAGCGCCTGGCCCACCACCGTGGTGGCGGGCGACACCGTGCGCTTTGCCGGCTACAGCAACTACCTGCTGTTCACCAGCAAGGCGGAGCTGCGCGTGTTCACCGCCAACGACGTGATGCAGCGCCGCCTGGTCGCAACCGTGCCGCTGGACGCCGCATTGCGCGGCGAATGGCAGGTGCCAGAAGGCTTGCTGAACCGCCTCGCGGAAGGCGCGAGCGGCAAGCTGTACTACCGCGTGCGCGTGTACGACCGCCAGGGCCGCTTCGATGAAACCGACGACCTTTCGCTCACGCTGGCCCAGCGTCACAAGCCCGAGACCGGCACGCCGCCCGACCCGACGCGCGAGCTGCTGCGTGGCTACGGCCAGAACAACATCGCCATCGCCAACATTCCGTTGAGCGCCGGCACCGTTACCGCCAGCGGCGCGGCCATTCGCCCCGGCGAGAGCGTGCGCGCGCTCGGCTTCGCGGTGCCGGTGGACGAGAGCGGCCGCTTCGTGTTCCAGCAGCTGGTGCCGCGCCGTGTGCAGACCGGCGAGATCGCCGTTACCGACGCTCAGGGCGCCACGCGTGCCTACCGCCGCGACTTCGAACTGCCCGCGAGCGACTGGTTCTTCGTGGGCCAGGCCGACCTCACCGTGGGCAGCAACAGCGTGAGCGGCCCGGCCGCGATCATGACCAACGACAAGAACCGCTACGGCGGTGGCGGCTGGAGCGAAGGCCGCATCGCCGGCTACGCCAAGGGCCAGCTCAACGACCGGTGGACGCTCACGGCCAGCGTCGACACCGAAGAGCGTCCGCTGAAGGAGCTGTTCCGCAACCTCGACCGCAAGGACCCGACCTCGCTGTTCCGCCGTTTCGACCCCGAGGACTCGTGGAGCACCTTCGGCGACGACTCCACCACCATCGAGGACGCGCCCACGCAGGGCCGCTTCTACCTGCGCGTGGACGATGGCCGTTCGCAGGCCATGTGGGGCAACTTCAAGCTCAACTTCGGCGACACCGAACTCACCCGCGTGAGCCGCGGCCTCTACGGCTTTCATGGCCGCTATCTGGGCGAGGAATCGACTTCGTTCGGCGAAGCGCGCCTGAAGGTCGACGCCTTCGCGGCCGAGCCCGGCACGCTGGCCGCGCGCGAGGAATTCCGCGGCACCGGCGGATCGCTCTACTACCTGCGCAACCAGGACATCACGCGCGGCGCCGAACGCGTGACGCTGGAGATCCGCGACCGCGACTCCGGCTTCGTGCTCAAGCGCACGCAGCTCGTGCCGAGTTCCGACTACGAGATCGACTACCTGCAGGGCCGCGTGCTGCTGTCGGCGCCGCTGCCCAGTCTGTCGGACGACGGTTCGCTGGTGCGCGCCGGCGGCTTCACCGGCATGCCGACCTACCTGGTGGTGGACTACGAATACACGCCGCTGACCTCCTCGCTCGACACGCTCGCCGTGGGCGGCCGCGTGTCGTGGTGGGCCAACGACCACGTGGGCGTGGGCGTGACCGCGTCGAGGCAGGACCAGATCGGCGGCGACCAGCGCCTGGCCGGCGCCGACATCACGCTGCGCAAGACCGAGAACACCTACTTCAAGGGCGAGTTCGCGCGCAGCAAGGGCCCCGGCACCAGCCAGCTCGACTCGCTGGACGGCGGCTTCAGCTTTACGGGGCGCAATGGTGCCATCGGCAACACGCTGGGCAACGGACCCACCGGCAATGCCAACGCATGGCGCCTCGAAGGCCAGGCCGATCTGGGCGACTTCGACATCCGCGGCGGCGGGCGCGTGAGTGCCTACGCACAGTCGCGCGACGCCGGCTTCTCGGCACCGGGCCAGTACGCGAGCAACGCCACGCGCCAGACCGGCGTGCAGGCCACCGTGCCCTTCGGCGAGAAGGGCCAGAGCGGAGCGGGCGAGCTGCGCCTGAAGGCCGACCGCCGCGACGAGCGCGACGGCTACAACAGCAGCGTGCTCGACGCGCAGTACGCCCTGACCCTGTCGCCCGAGTGGAAGCTCGGCCTCGGCCTGCGCTACGACGACAAGACCGGCGACGCGCTCATCACCAGCCCGTCGTTGCCGACCACGCAGGCGGTGTCGGGCGAGCGCGCCGATGCGGCCGTGCAGCTCGAATACACCGGCAGCGACCGCTGGAGCGCCTACGGTTTTGCGCAGAAGACGCTGCGGCGCACCGGCACGCGGCTGGAGAACGACCGGCTGGGCTTCGGCGGGCGCTACCGCGTCAACGACAAGCTCGCGCTGCGCGGAGAGGTCTCCACCGGCGACGGCGGACTGGCCGGCAAGGCCGGCGTCGACTACCAGTACGACGACCGCTCCAACCTCTACATGACCTACGTGGCCGACACCGGCCGCACCGACGAGAACCTCATCGGCCGCGGCGGCAGCCTCGTGACCGGCGTGCGCTCCCGCGTGGGCGACGGCCTGACCATGTTCACCGAGCACCGCCAGGCCACCGGCACGCAGCCGGGCCTCACGCATGCCTACGGCGTGCAGTACGCGCCCGACACGCGCTGGACCTTCGGCGTCAACTTCGAAAACGGCTGGATCGGCGCCGAGACGCTGGGTGCCACGCGCCGCGAGGCCGTGGCTTTCACCACCGGCTATTCGAGCGAGCGCATGAAGTACAGCGGCGGCCTCGAATACCGCAAGGACCGCACCACGGCCGAGACGCGCACCAGCTGGCTGGTGAAGAACTCCTTCAGCTGGAAGGTGGACGACGACGCGCGCTGGGTCGGCAAGTTCAACTGGGCCGACAGCGACAGCACCACCGGCACGCTGGCCGCCGCCAAGTACACCGAAGCCATGCTCGGCTACGCACTGCGCCCGGCGCTGAACGACCGGCTCAACCTGCTCTTCAAGTACACCTACCTGTACGACCTGTCGTCGCCGGGGCAGGTGGTGTCGGGCGGTGTCGACTCGAGCCTGGGCACCGTGTCGACCACCGGCATCGACTACCAGCAGCGCAGCCACGTGTTCGCGATCGACGCCACCTACGACATCGACCCGCGCTGGACCATCGGCGGCAAGTACGCCTGGCGCCGCGGCGAGCTGCGCGCGAGCCGCGACAACTCGTTGCCGTGGTTCAAGAGCTCGGCCGAACTCGCCGTGCTGCGCGTCGACTGGAAGCTGGTGCGCAACTGGGACTGGATGCTCGAGTGGCGCACGCTGCGCGCCAAGGAACTCAAGGACCGCAAGAGCGGCTGGGTCACCGCCGCGTACTACCACGTCAACGAGAACCTGAAGGTGGGCGTGGGCTACAACTTCACTGACTACTCGGACAACCTCACCGACATGAGCTACCGCAGCAAGGGGTGGTTCCTGAACGTGCTCGGCAAGTTCTGA
- a CDS encoding SMP-30/gluconolactonase/LRE family protein yields MTIEVFDSRFAPVARDAGPLERLCTGAAWSEGPVWMREDGAVLWSDIPNNRMLRWHAEGGMSVWREGAEFTNGHTREADGALLHCSHGQRAIVRTRFGPGLLPLDDEVVVDRYQGRRLNSPNDIVVKRDGSIWFTDPPYGIVSDHEGHKAQSELGRNHVFRFDPASGALRSVSDFVEEPNGLAFSPDESILYVSDTSAALRTDGSGHHHIVAFEVIGGQDLASPRVFAVVNPGLADGFRVDVHGFVYTSSADSVQVYHPDGTRMARIAVPEKVGNLTFGGNDGNELFVCASTSLYRIRLNTRGAVRA; encoded by the coding sequence ATGACCATCGAAGTCTTCGATTCCCGTTTCGCCCCCGTGGCCCGCGATGCCGGTCCGCTCGAGCGCCTGTGCACCGGTGCCGCCTGGAGCGAAGGTCCGGTGTGGATGCGCGAAGACGGCGCGGTGCTGTGGAGCGACATTCCCAACAACCGCATGCTGCGCTGGCATGCCGAAGGCGGCATGAGCGTGTGGCGCGAGGGCGCGGAGTTCACCAACGGCCACACCCGCGAGGCCGACGGCGCTTTGCTGCATTGCTCGCACGGCCAGCGCGCCATCGTGCGCACGCGCTTCGGCCCGGGCCTGCTGCCGCTGGATGACGAGGTGGTGGTCGACCGCTATCAGGGCCGCCGGCTCAACTCGCCCAACGACATCGTCGTGAAGCGCGACGGCAGCATCTGGTTCACCGATCCGCCGTACGGCATCGTGTCCGACCATGAAGGGCACAAGGCCCAGAGCGAACTGGGCCGCAACCATGTGTTCCGCTTCGACCCCGCAAGCGGCGCGTTGCGCTCGGTGAGCGATTTCGTCGAAGAGCCCAACGGGCTGGCCTTCTCGCCCGACGAAAGCATCCTCTATGTGAGCGACACATCGGCCGCCTTGCGCACCGACGGCTCGGGGCATCACCATATCGTCGCCTTCGAGGTGATCGGCGGGCAGGACCTTGCCAGCCCGCGCGTGTTCGCGGTCGTGAACCCGGGGCTTGCGGACGGCTTTCGCGTCGACGTGCACGGCTTCGTCTACACGAGCAGCGCCGACAGCGTACAGGTCTATCACCCTGACGGCACGCGCATGGCGCGCATTGCGGTGCCGGAGAAGGTGGGCAACCTGACCTTCGGTGGCAATGACGGCAACGAGCTGTTCGTGTGCGCCTCGACATCGCTCTACCGCATTCGCCTGAACACCCGCGGGGCGGTGCGCGCATGA